In one window of Oncorhynchus gorbuscha isolate QuinsamMale2020 ecotype Even-year linkage group LG23, OgorEven_v1.0, whole genome shotgun sequence DNA:
- the LOC124011391 gene encoding transforming growth factor beta activator LRRC32-like, with translation MIRPTTFSLVLLLYCSLSHSLTQFNTVTGRIPDDQQETTSWRFRNLSSVPEGLDVRLRELDLSNNVIRHINSQSLALPSLLRLDLSYNQLETLSEGAFRDVAQLQELNLARNALSHNVDSTSRALGSLHRLRRLDISLNGLDDDTAGLYLRDKSILERLDLTGNGLTRLTPKLFAESLSVRSIRIENNLITAIEEGTFEPLKKLKILNLARNNLVYICDFKLHQVKLLNLSRNSIEFFVTREDGHPYELEILDLSFNNLLYFPMVPKTNRLRYLHLQSNMVGTLETDTLISEADSLYRELTSGDEVNDAVDNNNIYSNWKLMPLVYMDLSSNHFRSLPVETLSHLTSLVTLNLSKNCLQDISYNTTKGGHVGGYHQPSLTFPSLRYFDLQNNGLRQLSTFFLEALPNIETLNLKENSVRPCDPKDQLGPSETMRVRLNSMSPCVSFWNIKTLRSLDLQDNRIKTLHQNTFEGTPLVSLNLASNVDIVFDIGALEGLQSSLQSLSISGNSMPTSALSLPCLKALRRLNMSNNNIDVLPGIISCSPLTELDLRNNGLTSMNESVVDRLSLYLDVLYVSGNSFNCCDTKWLKALNKEKVNIPDLDHAVCLSVNGTLLTGLLPNHSLHCSLELSPKITEPNLGQIIIILFVSTVLITLVVFVKKVCCNTGSIIV, from the exons atGATCAGACCTACAACATTCAGCTTAGTGCTACTGctgtactgctctctgtctcacagtctcacacagtTCAACACCGTGACTGGAAGGATACCTGATGACCAACAG GAGACGACTTCCTGGAGGTTCAGGAACCTATCATCTGTTCCTGAGGGGCTGGACGTGAGGCTGAGGGAGCTGGATCTGTCCAACAACGTTATAAGACATATAAACAGCCAGAGTCTGGCTCTTCCATCCCTACTGAGACTGGACCTCAGCTACAACCAGCTGGAG accTTATCTGAAGGGGCTTTCAGAGATGTGGCCCAGCTTCAAGAGCTGAACTTGGCCAGGAATGCATTGAGCCACAATGTGGACAGTACCAGCCGAGCTCTTGGGTCTCTCCACAGACTGAGGAGGTTGGATATCTCTCTGAACGGTCTGGATGATGACACAGCGGGACTTTACCTTCGTGACAAATCAATTCTAGAACGCCTAGATCTCACGGGCAATGGTTTGACGCGACTCACGCCCAAGCTGTTTGCAGAGAGCCTGAGCGTGAGAAGCATTCGCATCGAGAACAATCTGATCACGGCAATAGAGGAGGGAACGTTTGAACCGTTGAAGAAACTCAAGATCTTAAATTTAGCCAGAAATAATCTAGTCTACATCTGTGATTTTAAACTCCATCAGGTGAAACTGTTGAATCTTAGCAGGAATTCCATAGAGTTCTTTGTCACCCGTGAAGACGGTCACCCATACGAGCTGGAGATCTTAGATCTAAGCTTCAACAACCTCCTCTATTTCCCCATGGTCCCCAAGACCAACCGGTTGAGATACCTCCACCTACAGAGCAACATGGTGGGGACCTTAGAGACAGACACCTTAATATCAGAGGCAGACTCTCTGTACAGAGAACTAACAAGTGGAGATGAGGTAAATGATGCTGtagacaacaacaacatataCTCTAACTGGAAACTGATGCCGTTAGTTTACATGGACCTCAGTAGTAACCACTTCAGGTCTCTACCTGTGGAGACTCTGAGCCATCTGACGTCGTTGGTGACGCTGAACCTCAGCAAGAACTGTCTACAGGACATCAGCTATAACACAACGAAGGGCGGCCATGTTGGAGGCTACCACCAACCTTCCTTGACCTTTCCGTCTCTACGCTACTTCGACCTGCAGAACAACGGTCTTCGACAACTCTCCACCTTCTTCCTGGAAGCCCTACCAAACATAGAGACATTAAACCTGAAGGAGAACTCTGTGAGGCCTTGTGATCCAAAGGACCAACTGGGACCATCTGAGACAATGAGAGTTCGTCTGAATAGTATGTCCCCTTGTGTTTCCTTCTGGAATATCAAAACTCTGAGAAGTCTAGATCTCCAAGACAACAGGATCAAAACACTCCATCAGAACACATTTGAAGGAACCCCTTTGGTTTCTCTCAACCTGGCCAGTAATGTAGATATAGTCTTTGATATTGGCGCTCTAGAAGGGTTGCAGAGTAGTCTCCAGTCTCTGAGTATCAGTGGGAACAGCATGCCAACCTCTGCCTTGTCTCTGCCTTGTCTGAAAGCATTGAGACGACTCAACATGTCCAACAACAACATAGACGTCCTCCCGGGCATCATCAGCTGTTCTCCTTTGACGGAGCTTGACCTGAGAAATAACGGGCTAACGTCTATGAATGAATCTGTGGTTGATCGTTTGTCTCTATATCTTGATGTGTTGTATGTCAGTGGCAACTCTTTCAACTGCTGTGACACCAAATGGCTAAAAGCCCTAAACAAAGAGAAAGTGAATATTCCGGACCTTGACCATGCTGTGTGCCTCAGTGTCAATGGTACTCTGTTGACTGGCCTTCTGCCTAACCATTCACTGCACTGTTCATTGGAACTTAGCCCAAAGATAACAGAACCAAACCTTgggcaaataataataattttgttTGTGTCGACAGTATTGATAACATTAGTTGTATTTGTGAAGAAGGTTTGTTGCAACACGGGGTCAATAATTGTGTAA
- the LOC124011347 gene encoding tumor necrosis factor ligand superfamily member 13B-like isoform X3: MLHHALLLVSTLAVSFSFFLVYKVAVLEDDINKLRGDISNLKPHSKESPDGMITGMSRTWGRSKQVASLNSQQQRQTEKDSQTLCSSTASSLRMKREQAGCSGVQQSFLQLSANTKEQPFVRGNVTVIPWIVALHQGEAISSTGDRIIIQQEGFFIVFGQVLFQSPGTIMGHIVRSRGTDQRSTELLRCLQEMPQTNCANTCHTGGMVKLEREDELELVIPDRPQAQVSMDADSTFFGIIRLN; encoded by the exons ATGCTGCACCATGCTTTACTATTAGTCTCTACATTAGCTGTGTCGTTTAGCTTCTTCCTTGTATACAAAGTGGCAGTTCTAGAAGACGACATCAACAAACTCAGAGGAGATATTTCAAACCTAAAGCCACATTCTAAAGAATCCCCAGACGGGATGATAACTGGTATGTCCAGAACATGGGGG AGATCAAAGCAAGTGGCTTCCCTAAATTCCCAGcaacagagacagacggagaaagacTCTCAGACTCTGTGTTCCTCGACAGCATCCTCTCTGAGAATGAAACGGGAGCAGGCCGGATGTAGTGGAG TTCAGCAGTCGTTTCTGCAGCTGTCAGCCAACACAAAGGAACAGCCATTTGTCAGAG GAAATGTGACGGTGATTCCTTGGATAGTTGCCTTGCATCAAGGGGAGGCCATCTCTTCCACTGGAGACAGAATCATCATCCAACAAGAAGGCTTCTTCATAGTGTTTGGCCAG GTGTTGTTCCAGAGTCCAGGCACCATCATGGGTCACATAGTGCGTAGTCGAGGCACCGATCAGAGATCCACAGAGCTGCTCCGCTGTCTACAGGAGATGCCCCAGACCAACTGTGCCAATACCTGCCACACTGGAG GCATGGTGAAGCTGGAGAGAGAAGACGAGCTGGAGCTGGTGATCCCAGATCGACCCCAAGCCCAGGTCTCCATGGACGCAGACTCAACCTTCTTTGGCATCATACGGCTGAACTGA
- the LOC124011347 gene encoding tumor necrosis factor ligand superfamily member 13B-like isoform X1, producing MLHHALLLVSTLAVSFSFFLVYKVAVLEDDINKLRGDISNLKPHSKESPDGMITGMSRTWGRSKQVASLNSQQQRQTEKDSQTLCSSTASSLRMKREQAGCSGGTAVVQQSFLQLSANTKEQPFVRGNVTVIPWIVALHQGEAISSTGDRIIIQQEGFFIVFGQVLFQSPGTIMGHIVRSRGTDQRSTELLRCLQEMPQTNCANTCHTGGMVKLEREDELELVIPDRPQAQVSMDADSTFFGIIRLN from the exons ATGCTGCACCATGCTTTACTATTAGTCTCTACATTAGCTGTGTCGTTTAGCTTCTTCCTTGTATACAAAGTGGCAGTTCTAGAAGACGACATCAACAAACTCAGAGGAGATATTTCAAACCTAAAGCCACATTCTAAAGAATCCCCAGACGGGATGATAACTGGTATGTCCAGAACATGGGGG AGATCAAAGCAAGTGGCTTCCCTAAATTCCCAGcaacagagacagacggagaaagacTCTCAGACTCTGTGTTCCTCGACAGCATCCTCTCTGAGAATGAAACGGGAGCAGGCCGGATGTAGTGGAGGTACAGCAG TAGTTCAGCAGTCGTTTCTGCAGCTGTCAGCCAACACAAAGGAACAGCCATTTGTCAGAG GAAATGTGACGGTGATTCCTTGGATAGTTGCCTTGCATCAAGGGGAGGCCATCTCTTCCACTGGAGACAGAATCATCATCCAACAAGAAGGCTTCTTCATAGTGTTTGGCCAG GTGTTGTTCCAGAGTCCAGGCACCATCATGGGTCACATAGTGCGTAGTCGAGGCACCGATCAGAGATCCACAGAGCTGCTCCGCTGTCTACAGGAGATGCCCCAGACCAACTGTGCCAATACCTGCCACACTGGAG GCATGGTGAAGCTGGAGAGAGAAGACGAGCTGGAGCTGGTGATCCCAGATCGACCCCAAGCCCAGGTCTCCATGGACGCAGACTCAACCTTCTTTGGCATCATACGGCTGAACTGA
- the LOC124011347 gene encoding tumor necrosis factor ligand superfamily member 13B-like isoform X2, with amino-acid sequence MLHHALLLVSTLAVSFSFFLVYKVAVLEDDINKLRGDISNLKPHSKESPDGMITGMSRTWGRSKQVASLNSQQQRQTEKDSQTLCSSTASSLRMKREQAGCSGGTAVQQSFLQLSANTKEQPFVRGNVTVIPWIVALHQGEAISSTGDRIIIQQEGFFIVFGQVLFQSPGTIMGHIVRSRGTDQRSTELLRCLQEMPQTNCANTCHTGGMVKLEREDELELVIPDRPQAQVSMDADSTFFGIIRLN; translated from the exons ATGCTGCACCATGCTTTACTATTAGTCTCTACATTAGCTGTGTCGTTTAGCTTCTTCCTTGTATACAAAGTGGCAGTTCTAGAAGACGACATCAACAAACTCAGAGGAGATATTTCAAACCTAAAGCCACATTCTAAAGAATCCCCAGACGGGATGATAACTGGTATGTCCAGAACATGGGGG AGATCAAAGCAAGTGGCTTCCCTAAATTCCCAGcaacagagacagacggagaaagacTCTCAGACTCTGTGTTCCTCGACAGCATCCTCTCTGAGAATGAAACGGGAGCAGGCCGGATGTAGTGGAGGTACAGCAG TTCAGCAGTCGTTTCTGCAGCTGTCAGCCAACACAAAGGAACAGCCATTTGTCAGAG GAAATGTGACGGTGATTCCTTGGATAGTTGCCTTGCATCAAGGGGAGGCCATCTCTTCCACTGGAGACAGAATCATCATCCAACAAGAAGGCTTCTTCATAGTGTTTGGCCAG GTGTTGTTCCAGAGTCCAGGCACCATCATGGGTCACATAGTGCGTAGTCGAGGCACCGATCAGAGATCCACAGAGCTGCTCCGCTGTCTACAGGAGATGCCCCAGACCAACTGTGCCAATACCTGCCACACTGGAG GCATGGTGAAGCTGGAGAGAGAAGACGAGCTGGAGCTGGTGATCCCAGATCGACCCCAAGCCCAGGTCTCCATGGACGCAGACTCAACCTTCTTTGGCATCATACGGCTGAACTGA